Below is a window of Synechococcus sp. RSCCF101 DNA.
CAGGGCCTGCTGCATCGTGGAGGTGGGCTGGGGCGCAGCTGGTGGGGCCTGCCTGGGCGGGTCGGCCCAGCCGGCCGAGCTGCCGTTGCCATTGGCCGCCTGCCAGCTGCCCGTGCCGTTGGCGGGCTGCCAGCCGTTGCTGGCGTAGGGGGTCTGGGGAGCGGCGCCGTTGGTGGCAGGGCCAGCCGCCTGGGCTCCGCTCGCGCCCAGCAGCACCCTCAGGGCCGCCTGCAGCAGATCCTTGTCGTCCATGGGCGCCTCGTTGTGGTCGGATCCCATCAGCCGCTCCATGGGTCATCGCCGGCCTGGCCGCCAGAGGCTGCTCCGGCCGATGGCCCGACGCTAGAAATCGGCTGCCCGGCTGTCCTCGGGCCGGTCACAAAGCGTCGCAGCGCTCCGGTGAGGGCCCGGCGCAGATGACAACCAGCCCTGTCGGGATGCCGCTGATGAGCGGCGTTGTCATCGTGACGCCATGGAGGCGGAGGCCATGGTTCCGGATCTCGCCGATCTCGCCGATCTCGCCGCCCAGCTGCTGCTGGCCGCCCGCAGCGACGGCCGGCGGGTCTGGCGGAGCGGCTCCCGGCTGCATGCGGAAGCCAGGCCGCCGGCGGCGGCTCACACGGCCTTCGCCCAGTCCCTGCGGGACGAGCTTGAGGGCCGCAGCGGCGTGGACTGGGCCCGCTGGAACGCCGACACCGCACGCGTGGTGGTGCACGGGCCGGATGTGGAGCGGGACCCCCAGGACGTTCTGAGCCGCATCGCCCGGCTGGAGCGCGCCCTGGCCGATCGGGCGGCGACCGCCGCGCGGGGAGACGACGGCGGCGGCGACGGGCCGGGACCCAGGCACAGGGACCACCCGGCCGACGTGGAGCCGATCCTGCGCTCCCTCTCGGAGATCGCGGTGGAGCTGGTGGGCACCGGGGCGGCCCTGGCCCTGCGCAGCACCCCCGTGGCCACCCGCCTGGGCATCGACCTGGCGGTGGTGCTGCGGGTGGTGGAGTCGCTGCCGCCAGTGAAGGCCAGCCTGGAGCGGCGCCTCGGCCCCGGCGCCGCCGATCTGCTGCTGAAGCTGGCGAACGCGGCCGATTTCGCCCTGCTGCGGGGCCTCTCCGGCGCCCTGGTGAGCCTGCTGGAGGAGGGGCTGCGCCTGCGGGGCCTGCTGCTACGGCGCCGGCGCTGGCAGCTGATCGAAGCCCACTGGAACGGCCGGCCCGACGACCACCGCCACGCGATCCCGGAGCTGCCGGAGCGGGCCCGGCCGATTCCGCCGGGGCCGATCGAGCGCCACCTGGAGAAATCCGCCCTGCTCTCCTTCGGGGCCTTCGGGCTCGGCCTGGCCTCGCTCGGCAACGTGGAGGGCCCGGCGGCGGCCCTGCTGGCGGGCCTGCCCCGGCCCGCCCTGCTCAGCCGCAGCGCCTTCTGCCTGGAGCTGGGCCGCCGGCTGGAGGACAGCGGCACCCTGCTGCTGGATCCCGAGGCGCTGGAGCGGCTCGACCGGATCGATCTGGTGCTGCTGGATGCGCCGCTGCTGGAGTCGGTCTGGGGCGAGGCGCTGCTGGCGGCGATCCGCCAGGCGGGGCTGGAGGCGGTGGTGGCGCGGGATGGCGCCAACGATCCGGGCGAGGGGGCTGGGGCCAACGGCCTGCGGCAGGTGCCCCAGGGCCCCGGCTCGCTCGAGGCCCTGCGCGGCCTGCAGGCTGAGGGGCACACCGTGATGGTGCTGGCGGACGGCAGCCTGCCCGCCCTCGCCGCCGCCGATCTGGCGGTGGGCATCCACCGCCCCGGCAGCCCGCCGCCGTGGCACGCCCACCTGCTGGCCCCCAGCGGCGCCCTGGTGAGCTGGCTGCTGGTGCCAGCCTGTGCCACCGCGCGGGAGTGCGCTGCCCAGGGGGTCACCACCGCCGCCCTCGATGCCGTGGTGGGGCTCACCCTCTGCCTGGACGGCCTCAGTGCCCCCACCAGCGCCGGCGTGAACCAGGCCACCAATCTGCTGAGCCTGGTGGCGGTGGCCAACGGCCTCCGGCTGGCCCGCTCGGTGGGCGACCGGGCGCCGCTGCCGGCCAGCGATCCGATCGCCTGGCACGAGCTGAGTGTGGAGGAGGCCCTGGAGGCCATGGACGCCGCGGCGGAACGGGAGAGCGCCACACCGCTGCTGGACGGGAACCGCCCCCGCGAGGACCCGGACCGGCCCGCATCGCTGAGCTCTCTGATCCTGGCGGAACTCGACACGCCGCTCACCCCGATCCTCGGCACCGGCGCCGTGCTCTCCGGGCTGGTGGGCGCCCCCCTGGATGCGGGGCTGATCCTGGGGGTGCTCGGGCTCAATGCGGTGGTGGGCGGTACCCAGCGCCTGCGGGTGGAGCAGGCCCTCAACCAGCTGCAGGACCGCCATGCCGCGCCGGTGTGGGTCCGCGGGGCGGCCGGCCTGGAGCGGCGCGAGGCCGAGAGCCTGCGGGTGGGGGAGGTGATCCTGGTGGCCAGCGGCGAGGTGGTGCCGGCCGACTGCCGCCTGCTGAGCGCCGAAGGGCTGCAGGTGGATGAATCCGCACTGACGGGCGAATCCTTCCCGGTGACCAAGGCCAGCGAGGCCTGCCCGGCATCCGCCCTGGCGGATCGCCGCTCGATGCTGCATGCCGGCACCACGGTGGTGTCGGGCGAGGCGAGCGCCCTGGTGGTGTCGGTGGGGGAGGCCACCCAGGCACAGCGGGCGGCGGCGCTGATCGGTGAGGCCGGCCTCTCGGCCGGGGTGGAGGCGCGCCTCAGCGGCCTCACCGACACCACGATTCCGGTGGCGGCCGCCGCGGGCGTGGCCCTGCTGGTGGCGGCGGTGGCCCGGGGGCAGGACGCCCGCGGCGCCCTGGCCGATGCGGTGGCCCTCACGGTGGCGGCGGTGCCCGAGGGGCTGCCCCTGATCGCCGGCCTGGCCCAGGGGGCGGCGGCCCGGCGCCTGGCCGATCACAACGTGCTGGTGCGCCAGCCGCGGGCGATCGAGGCCCTGGGCCGGGCCGATGTGCTCTGCCTCGACAAGACCGGCACCCTCACCGAGGGCCGCATCGCCCTGAGCGAGGTGTGCGATCTGGAGCGGCTGGAGCCCCTGGGCCGCCTGGGAGCGGGCAGTCTGGCGGTGCTGGCCACCGCCCTGCGGGCCACACCGGTGCCCGAACCCGGCAAGGCCCTGGCCCACCCCACCGACCGGGCGCTGTGGGAGGGCGCCGGGGGGCTGAGCCTGCCGGCGGGGGCGTGGCAGCTGATCGACAGTCTGCCCTTCGATCCCGAGCGCGGCTATCACGCCGGCCTGGGGCAGACCGGGGCCGGGGGCCGGCAGCTGTGCGTGAAGGGCTCACCGGAGGTGCTGCTGGCGGCCTGCGACCGCTGCCGGCGGCCGGGAGGGTCCACCGTGCCGCTCGATGCCGGCGAGCGGGCGCGGGTGGAGGCCCTGGCGCGGGAGGGCGCGGCGCGGGGCCTGCGGGTGCTGGCGGTGGCCCAGCGGTCGCTGGCCTCAGACGCTGGCGAGCCCATGCCGCTGGCCGAGAGCGCCATCGGGGGGCTGGAACTGCTGGGGTTCGTGCTGCTGGCCGACCCGATCCGCACCACGGCGCGGCAGGCGGTGCAGGATCTGCGTGCCGCCGGCATGGCGGTGAAGGTGATCACCGGCGACCATCCCGCCACGGCGGCGGCGGTGGCGACGGAGCTGAAGCTGCCCCAGGCCGGGCCCCTGCTGACCGGGCCGGAGCTGGAGCGGCTCGATCCGGAGGCGTTGCGGAAGGCCGTGCGGCGGAGCTCGGTGTTCGCGCGGGTCACCTCCCAGCAGAAGGTGACCCTGGTGCGGGCGCTGCAGGCGGACGGCCGGGTGGTGGCGATGACGGGGGATGGCGCCAACGACGCTCCGGCGATCCGCCTGGCCGAGGTGGGGATCGCCCTCGGCGAGGGGGCCACGGAGGCGGCGCGGCGGGCGGCCGATCTGGTGGTGACCGACGGCCGCATCGAGACCATCGGCCGGGCGGTGATCGAGGGCCGGGCCCTGTGGCGCTCGGTGCGGGATGCGGTGTCGCTGCTGGTGGGGGGCAACCTCGGTGAGATCGGCTTCACCGCCGCCACGGCGCTGATGGAGGGTCGCTCGGCTCTGAACACGCGCCAGCTGCTGCTGGTGAACCTGCTCACCGATGTGGCCCCGGCCCTCACCCTGGCCGTGCGGCCACCGGCCGAGGGCGATCCGGCCGCTCTGGCCGATGAGGGGCCCAGCGCCAGCCTCGGCCGCGCCCTCGATCGCGACATCCTGCGCACCGGCGTGATTTCGGCTGCAGCGGCCCTGGTGGCGCGGCAGCTGGTGCGATCCGGCGCCCGGCCCGATCAGGCCGACACGGTGGGGCTGTTGACCCTGGTGGCCAGCCAGCTGAGCCAGATGGCCGGCCGCAGCGGCGGTGACGCCGCCACGCTGGCCGCAGCGGCGGGCTCGGTGCTGGCCCTGCTGGGCCTGGTGCAGGTGCCGGCTACCAGCCGGGCCCTGGGCTGCGCTCCTCTCACGGGCGCCCAGCTGCTGCCGGCGGCCGCCGTGACGGTGCTGGCCCAGCTGGTGGCGGTGTCCCACCGCTGAGCCCCTGCCTACGCTGAGACCCAATCACCGCAATGGTCTTGCGCGTTGGACCCGGCCTGGGGCTCGCCCTCGGCCTCGCCGCCCTCAGCCTCAGCAGCGCCTGCAGCCGGCCGTCGCCGGACCCGAGCAGCGAGGCCCCCGCAGCGGCACCGCAGGAGGAGCGCCCCCTGGTGCTCACCACCTTCACCGTGCTGGCCGACATGGCCCGCAACGTGGCCGGTGACCAGCTCGAGGTGCGCTCGATCACGAAGCAGGGAGCGGAGATTCACGGCTATCAGCCCACCCCCAGCGACGTGGAGCAGGCCAGCGGAGCCGATCTGATCCTGGAGAACGGCCTGGGTCTGGAGCTGTGGGCGCGGAAGTTCACCGCGGCCGCCGGCGATGTGCCCACCGTGACCCTGAGCGAGGGCATGGAGCCGCTACTCATCGCCGATGACGCCTACGCCGGCAAGCCCAACCCCCACGCCTGGATGTCGCCGCGCCGGGCGATGGCCTATGTGGACCGGATGGTGGAGGCCTTCTCGGAGCTCGATCCGGCCGGTGCCGAGGCCTTCGCCGCCAACGGCGCGACCTACAAGAAGCAGCTGCAGGACCTGGACGATGAACTGCGCGAATCGCTGGCGCAGCTGCCGGAATCCCGGCGGGTGCTGGTGAGCTGCGAGGGGGCCTTCACCTACCTCACCACCGACTACGGAATGGAGGAGGCCTACCTCTGGCCGGTGAACGCCGAGAGCCAGGTCACGCCGCAACGGATGGCCCGGCTGATCGATCTGGTGCGGGAGCGGCAGCTGCCGGCGGTGTTCTGCGAGAGCACGGTGAGCTCCGAGGCCCAGGAGGAGGTGGCCCGGGCCAGCGGGTCCCGTTTCGCGGGAACGTTTTATGTCGATTCTCTTTCGGAGTCCGATGGCCCCGCCCCCACACTGCTCGACTTGCAACGCCACAACGTGCGTCTGATCCAGCAGGGACTGATGCCCGGAGCCGCTCAGGACTCGTGATGCCCATCGCACCGCCCCCCCGGGGTGAGGCCCGCTTCCGCATCGAGGCCGATCAGGTGTGCGTGGAGTACCACGGCACGGTGGCGTTGCACGATGCCTCGCTGCGGCTGGAGCCCGGCTGCATCTGCGGCCTGGTGGGCATGAACGGCGCCGGCAAGACGACCCTGTTCAAGGCGCTGATGGGGTTCCTGCGGCCCAGCAGCGGCCGGATCCGCATCAACGGACTCGACTTGCGCCGGGCCCAGCGGGAGCAGGCCGTGGCCTATGTGCCCCAGAACGAGGGCATCGACACCGACTTCCCGATCAACGTCTGGGATCTGGTGATGATGGGCCGCTACGGCGCCATGAATCTGCTGCGGATCCCGCGGCGTTCCGACCGGCTGGCAGTGCAGGAGGCCCTGCAGAGGGTGGATCTGGCGGAGCTGCGGCAGCGGCCGATCGCGGCCCTCTCCGGCGGCCAGCGCAAGCGGGCCTTTCTGGCCCGGGCGATCGCCCAGGGCGCCTCGGTGCTGCTGCTGGATGAACCCTTCAACGGCGTGGATGTGCGCACCGAGAAGCTGATGGCGGGGCTGTTCGAGCAGTTCCGGGCCGAGGGGCGCTCGATGCTGATCTCCACCCACGATCTGAGCCACGTGCGCAGCTTCTGCGACCGGGTGGTGCTGATCAACAAGACCGTTCTGGCCTACGGCGAAACCTCCGAGGTGTTCACGCCGGAGAACCTGGCCCTCACCTTCGGCGGGCTGCCGCCCGATCTGCTGCAGGGGCCTGCACCGAGCCCGGAGGGGCGGCCGTGAGCGAGCTGCTGCTGGACCCCCTGAGCCATGCCTTCATGGTGCGGGCCCTGCTGGTGAGCGCCCTGGTGGGGGGCGTGTGCGGCCTGCTCTCCTGCTACATGACCCTGAAGGGCTGGGCCCTGATGGGGGATGCGGTGTCGCACGCGGTGATGCCGGGCGTGGTGGTGGCCTATGCGCTGGGGCTGCCGTTCGCGCTGGGCGCGTTCGTGTTCGGTGTGGGATCGGTGGCGCTGATCGGCTACGTGAAGCAGATGTCGCGCGTGAAGGAGGACACGGTGATCGGCCTGGTCTTCACCGGCTTCTTCGCCTTCGGGCTGGTGCTGGTGTCGAAGGTGCGCAGCAACATCGACCTCACCCACATTCTCTTCGGCAATGTGCTGGGCATCTCGCCACAGGACATCCAGCAGACCCTGCTGATCAGCGGCCTGGTGCTGGCGGTGCTGCTGGTGCTGCGGCGCGATTTCATGCTGTTCTGCTTCGATCCCACCCACGCCCGCTCGATCGGCATCAACACCGGCGTGCTGCATTACCTGCTGCTCTCGGTGCTGTCGCTGGCGGCGGTGGCCGGGCTGCAGACGGTGGGGATCATCCTGGTGGTAGCGATGCTGGTGACCCCCGGTGCCACGGCTTACCTGCTGACCGACCGCTTCGACCGGATGACCTGGCTGGCGGTGGCCAGCGCGATCCTCTCCAGCCTGCTGGGCGTGTACATCAGCTACTGGACCGACAGCTCCACCGCCGGCTGCATCGTGGTGGTGCAGACCCTTCTGTTCCTGCTGGCCTTCCTGCTCGCGCCACGGCACGGGATTCTCAGCCGGGTGTTCGGCTGAGCCGCCACCATTGCGATCAGAGAAGAGAGGCGACGCTGCCTCTGCAGCAGTTCGTACTGTTGAAGTACTGAGAACGCTGTGTCCAGAGCATGGAGCGGCAGAGAACGTTCGGGCCCTATGGGCCCGGGATGCAGATCGCCCGCGATGGCGTCGGTGTTGACAGGGATCGGCCGGGCCTGGGCCGTGTCTTCCACCAGGCCCTGATCGCCAGCGGCATTGATCTCAACAGCAGCGACGACTGGTTCTCGTTTCAGAGCTATCTCGATGCGATCTGGGAGATCCGCGACCGTTTCGGCGATGCAACGGTCTTCTGTCTTGGCTGCGGGATCGCCAGCGAGGCGCGCTGGCCCGAAGAGATCAACAGTGTGTGGGCCGCCCTTGAATCGCTGAACGACGTCTACCATCACCATCATCGCGGCGATGGCGACATCGGCTGTTACACCGCCGAGCGTCTGTCGGAGTCCCGATACTCACTCACATGCACCACACCCCATCCGCCTGATCAGGATCTCGGGATCGTCAGAGGACTCTGCAACCGATTCGGCGACACGGCAGAGAACTGGATGATCCAGCCTCAGAGGGAGGCCCAGGCAGAGACCAGCACGGTGATGGTTGACGTCCTCCGCCTGGATCGATTGCAGAGCCAGCCAGCCCCGCAGGACTGGATGAACAACGACGCCGCTCTGCTGAGAACAGTGCTGAAGGAAGTCTGCGATGTGGTGGGCGATGTCACAGACGAGCTGGATCAGAAGACTCAGCAGATTCAGGCCTCCAAAGACAGGCTGCAGCAGCTCATCGACAACCTGGGCGAGAGGCATGCCGTGTTCAGCCGAAGCAACGAGGAAGGAACCCTGCAATTCCTGAGTCACGGCTTCGAGGCGATCTTCGGCGTCGAGGCGTCCCAGGCTCTCTCCAGGCGATTGGAGGACATTGTTGAGTGGACAGACGAGAGCAGGCTGCGCCTCGGGCAGGACTCGCATGCGCTTCTGTGCGGAGACGCCGATCATTGCCACGGCGAGTACGCGTTCGTTCATCCCGGCGGGCAGACACGCTACGCGGAGATCTCCAGCAGTCGTGCGGTCAGTGAGAACGAGAGCCTTGCGCTGGAAGGCATGATTCACGACATCACACGCAGGAAGGAGCTGGAGCTTGAACTGAAACGCACAGCCACCCATGACTCGCTCACATCTCTGCTCACGCGTCGCGAATTCGAGCGCCGCTACGCCAGGGAACACAGTCGCGCGCTCAGGTACGGACATGAGCTGTCGCTGATCCTGCTGGATCTCGATCAGTTCAGACGACTCAATGACCGCCACGGCCATCACGCCGGTGATGACGTGCTCAGGGCGATTGCCGCGGTGCTTCTGGCTGAGACGAGGGACTCGGATCTGTCCGGCCGCTACGGCGGGGAAGAGCTGATCACCGCCCTGCCGGACACCGCCATCAAGGACGCCAACAGCCTTGCCGAACGGATCCGATGCAGAATCGAGGAGACGAAGATCAGCACGGGCGGACAGCTCCTGACCATCACAGCCAGTCTGGGCGTCGCCACCTTCGCCAACTATCACTGCACCGCCGAGCAACTGATTTCACATGCCGATCAGGCTCTCGCTCGCTCCAAGTCGCTGGGACGCAACCGTACGACGATCTACAACCAGGGGTGAGCAACAGGGAGGTCGGATCCAGTCAACTGCACGCAACATCCTTCATCCTGGGGCCGCAGTCCCACATGCAGTAGAAC
It encodes the following:
- a CDS encoding metal ABC transporter ATP-binding protein, whose amino-acid sequence is MPIAPPPRGEARFRIEADQVCVEYHGTVALHDASLRLEPGCICGLVGMNGAGKTTLFKALMGFLRPSSGRIRINGLDLRRAQREQAVAYVPQNEGIDTDFPINVWDLVMMGRYGAMNLLRIPRRSDRLAVQEALQRVDLAELRQRPIAALSGGQRKRAFLARAIAQGASVLLLDEPFNGVDVRTEKLMAGLFEQFRAEGRSMLISTHDLSHVRSFCDRVVLINKTVLAYGETSEVFTPENLALTFGGLPPDLLQGPAPSPEGRP
- a CDS encoding metal ABC transporter permease, with amino-acid sequence MVRALLVSALVGGVCGLLSCYMTLKGWALMGDAVSHAVMPGVVVAYALGLPFALGAFVFGVGSVALIGYVKQMSRVKEDTVIGLVFTGFFAFGLVLVSKVRSNIDLTHILFGNVLGISPQDIQQTLLISGLVLAVLLVLRRDFMLFCFDPTHARSIGINTGVLHYLLLSVLSLAAVAGLQTVGIILVVAMLVTPGATAYLLTDRFDRMTWLAVASAILSSLLGVYISYWTDSSTAGCIVVVQTLLFLLAFLLAPRHGILSRVFG
- a CDS encoding cation-translocating P-type ATPase, with amino-acid sequence MEAEAMVPDLADLADLAAQLLLAARSDGRRVWRSGSRLHAEARPPAAAHTAFAQSLRDELEGRSGVDWARWNADTARVVVHGPDVERDPQDVLSRIARLERALADRAATAARGDDGGGDGPGPRHRDHPADVEPILRSLSEIAVELVGTGAALALRSTPVATRLGIDLAVVLRVVESLPPVKASLERRLGPGAADLLLKLANAADFALLRGLSGALVSLLEEGLRLRGLLLRRRRWQLIEAHWNGRPDDHRHAIPELPERARPIPPGPIERHLEKSALLSFGAFGLGLASLGNVEGPAAALLAGLPRPALLSRSAFCLELGRRLEDSGTLLLDPEALERLDRIDLVLLDAPLLESVWGEALLAAIRQAGLEAVVARDGANDPGEGAGANGLRQVPQGPGSLEALRGLQAEGHTVMVLADGSLPALAAADLAVGIHRPGSPPPWHAHLLAPSGALVSWLLVPACATARECAAQGVTTAALDAVVGLTLCLDGLSAPTSAGVNQATNLLSLVAVANGLRLARSVGDRAPLPASDPIAWHELSVEEALEAMDAAAERESATPLLDGNRPREDPDRPASLSSLILAELDTPLTPILGTGAVLSGLVGAPLDAGLILGVLGLNAVVGGTQRLRVEQALNQLQDRHAAPVWVRGAAGLERREAESLRVGEVILVASGEVVPADCRLLSAEGLQVDESALTGESFPVTKASEACPASALADRRSMLHAGTTVVSGEASALVVSVGEATQAQRAAALIGEAGLSAGVEARLSGLTDTTIPVAAAAGVALLVAAVARGQDARGALADAVALTVAAVPEGLPLIAGLAQGAAARRLADHNVLVRQPRAIEALGRADVLCLDKTGTLTEGRIALSEVCDLERLEPLGRLGAGSLAVLATALRATPVPEPGKALAHPTDRALWEGAGGLSLPAGAWQLIDSLPFDPERGYHAGLGQTGAGGRQLCVKGSPEVLLAACDRCRRPGGSTVPLDAGERARVEALAREGAARGLRVLAVAQRSLASDAGEPMPLAESAIGGLELLGFVLLADPIRTTARQAVQDLRAAGMAVKVITGDHPATAAAVATELKLPQAGPLLTGPELERLDPEALRKAVRRSSVFARVTSQQKVTLVRALQADGRVVAMTGDGANDAPAIRLAEVGIALGEGATEAARRAADLVVTDGRIETIGRAVIEGRALWRSVRDAVSLLVGGNLGEIGFTAATALMEGRSALNTRQLLLVNLLTDVAPALTLAVRPPAEGDPAALADEGPSASLGRALDRDILRTGVISAAAALVARQLVRSGARPDQADTVGLLTLVASQLSQMAGRSGGDAATLAAAAGSVLALLGLVQVPATSRALGCAPLTGAQLLPAAAVTVLAQLVAVSHR
- a CDS encoding metal ABC transporter substrate-binding protein, which translates into the protein MVLRVGPGLGLALGLAALSLSSACSRPSPDPSSEAPAAAPQEERPLVLTTFTVLADMARNVAGDQLEVRSITKQGAEIHGYQPTPSDVEQASGADLILENGLGLELWARKFTAAAGDVPTVTLSEGMEPLLIADDAYAGKPNPHAWMSPRRAMAYVDRMVEAFSELDPAGAEAFAANGATYKKQLQDLDDELRESLAQLPESRRVLVSCEGAFTYLTTDYGMEEAYLWPVNAESQVTPQRMARLIDLVRERQLPAVFCESTVSSEAQEEVARASGSRFAGTFYVDSLSESDGPAPTLLDLQRHNVRLIQQGLMPGAAQDS
- a CDS encoding YtxH domain-containing protein, encoding MERLMGSDHNEAPMDDKDLLQAALRVLLGASGAQAAGPATNGAAPQTPYASNGWQPANGTGSWQAANGNGSSAGWADPPRQAPPAAPQPTSTMQQALIWLAIGAAIAYILSDREIRDKLLRQMMKLYSDVVVGFEEMKATVSDMKAEVDAGHASSNSSAS
- a CDS encoding sensor domain-containing diguanylate cyclase, with the translated sequence MWAALESLNDVYHHHHRGDGDIGCYTAERLSESRYSLTCTTPHPPDQDLGIVRGLCNRFGDTAENWMIQPQREAQAETSTVMVDVLRLDRLQSQPAPQDWMNNDAALLRTVLKEVCDVVGDVTDELDQKTQQIQASKDRLQQLIDNLGERHAVFSRSNEEGTLQFLSHGFEAIFGVEASQALSRRLEDIVEWTDESRLRLGQDSHALLCGDADHCHGEYAFVHPGGQTRYAEISSSRAVSENESLALEGMIHDITRRKELELELKRTATHDSLTSLLTRREFERRYAREHSRALRYGHELSLILLDLDQFRRLNDRHGHHAGDDVLRAIAAVLLAETRDSDLSGRYGGEELITALPDTAIKDANSLAERIRCRIEETKISTGGQLLTITASLGVATFANYHCTAEQLISHADQALARSKSLGRNRTTIYNQG